Within Candidatus Sysuiplasma jiujiangense, the genomic segment TAAACGCCTCCCCGGTCTATCTCTTCGTTTCCGTAATGGCAAACTCTTCACTCAACGCGGAGGCGTACTCCTTCACTTATTTCCTGCTGAACAGCTCCTCCGAGCTGGAGAATTTCGGGCTGATGGCGCTGAAAGTGCCGCTGCTGTTTTACAACAAAATGCCGCAGCAGTTCTCGAATATGATTAGGGAGGGTGAAATGGATGTCGGAGGCACGCTCTGATAAACAGGGCTGCCTGCGCATAATCCACCGTTGCGCCGGAATGTCCTACTGAACACATATGCAGGTAAAAATGATGAACGGAAACTCAGGAAGCAGACTTGACTTCATAGGCATCTGGTCGGCAGCATCGGTTTTGTTTCTAGCGGTGCCTATAGCCATTCTGGTATGGTACGGCCTGGTCGTCTTCAGGAGCTCCGTCGGCTTCGGCAGCACTGTCTTCTATTCAATAGAGCTTACCATAATATCTTCAGCAGTATCGTCCCTGGTCGTATTCCTTGCATTCACACCCGCAGCATATGACCTTGCCAGAAAGAGAAACCCGGGACTTGAAACACTTTCGGATCTTCCAGCCTCGATACCGCATCCCATAGTGGGAATTTCGCTCCTCCTCCTGGACAGCAACATTACGCCGGCGGGCAGATTTCTACAGTCAGTCGGCATAAACTTCTTTGACACCTTCCAGGGACTCGTGATAGCACTGATGTTTGTTTCTGCACCGATATACATTCGCGCTGCACAGTCGCTATTCTCCTCCGCCGGATACCAGCAGGAACTCTTTGCCTCCTCGCTCGGTGCATCAAGAACGAGGACATTATTCACCGTGCTTGTCCCGTCCCACGCAAGAGAGCTTCTTTCGATAACACTTACATCCATGAGCCGTGCAATGAGCGAGTTCGGTTCAATTGCAATCATCGCGTATTACATCAATCAGGTGCCCTTCAGGGGGATAGAGCCCGCGCCGGTGCTCATCTACGAATACTACGGCTATTACGGTCCACAGGTTGCAATTACAGCCGCATCGCTCATGATACTGTTTTCCATCTCCATTCTCGTAATTGTCAGGATACTGAAAATACATGATAGGAAAGCACAATTCCGTTAACTGCCCAAAAACTTAAACAAGTTAAACGCTGTGGAATGTGGATTATGCTGAAAGCAGTGTGCAGAAAGAGGCTTGACAGTTTCCTGCTCAATGCCGAAATGACTGACAGTGGTATGATCTTTCTTACGGGACCGAACGGTTCAGGCAAGACAACCTTTCTGATGTGTCTTGCCGGGCATTATACGCTGGATGAGGGACTGATTGAACACAACGGTGTCGAAATGACCGGCAGGCCGCCGCCGTACAGAAAATTCGTCTACATCGACCACAATTCCGTCTTCATGCACATGTCCGTTGATAAACACCTGAGATGGGCAATGGGGGCAGACAGCAACGATGCTCTGCTGGAGACAGTGAAGGCCAGGCTGCATGTAAATTTCGCGGGGAAGGTTCGTGACCTGAGCCTCGGGCAGAGAACCAGGGTGTCAATAGCCACCGCAGTCCTGTCCGGCCCGAACGCGCTGCTGCTCGATGAGGTCGTCTCCAGCATAAACGAAAGGCTCGGCTTCCTGGCAGAACTGAAAGAGCTGTCGGTTTCGCGCGGCTTCGATGTCATCTATGTTACACAGGAACGCAATGACGGAGCCGTCGCGGATCATCAGTATGTCATGGAGAAGGGGAGGCTCAGCAGGATTGAATAAGCTGCCATAAGCTGCCATTTCATGCGGCGGATGTTTTACCGTATTGCCGCAGGACTCTACTGCGGACTTTTCTCAATCCAGGTTGTCTTCAGATTTGTAAATTCAAGCAGGCCGTATCTTGAAAGTTCCCTGCCGTAGCCGCTTTTCTTCACACCGCCAAACGGCACACGCGGATCTGATGCTACAATTTTGTTGACGAATACCATTCCTGCATCGATGAATGGAGCGAGCTTTTCGGCCTCGTCCGCATCGCCCCAGATGGAACAGCCAAGACCAAAGGGCGTTTCGTTGGCTAACCGCACGGCCTCGTCGCTGTTACGGAATTTTCTGAGAACGGCCACGGGTCCGAAGATTTCCTCATCATACGGCTCTGATGGCGAGGCGATGACGGGATGGATGACATTCCCGTCGCCGCCACCATGCGGGTGAACAGGTCCCAGCTTTCCGAGCTCTTGAATCTGCTTCCTTACGGTTTCTGCCTGCTGTGCTGACGAAAGGGGGCCGAGGAATGTGCTCTCCTTCATGGGGTCGCCGATTGCAACTGAGGAAAACTGCCTCCTGAGTTCCTCCTGGAATTCATCATATACATTCTCGCTGACAATGAAGCGCTTCGATGCAATGCAGCTCTGTCCTGCATTCTGAAGCCTTCCAATTGCGGCGTGTTTTGCAGTCTTCCTTATGTCTGCGCCATCCAGAACTATGAAAGGGTCGGATCCTCCGAGTTCAAGTACGCTTTTCCTGATCAGGCTGCCGGCCTTTTCCGCTATTTTGCTGCCTGCGGCAGTCGAACCCGTGAACGAAACGCCGTCGACATATCTTATTGCCTCAAGCGCATCGGGTCCCTTCAATATTACCGATTTGAAGAGCGGCGTGTCGAATATACGCTGGATAAGGAGACTTGTGCCGCTCACTATGGACGCATGTTTCAGCACTACGCCGTTTCCCGCTATGAGTGCCGGAACGGCTGCCCTCATAACCTGCCAGAGAGGATAATTCCAGGGCATTACGAGCATCACCACACCTATTGGATCGAAGCGGATATAGCTCCTGGCAGCATCTGTTTTTACTTGTTCCGGCTCAAGAAAAGAAGAGGCTTTTTCCAGGTAGAAATCCAGAAGACTGAAACACTTCCTTACCTCCGCAAGACTCTGCGAGATTGGTTTCCCCATTTCGAGAGTCATCGATTCGGCCATTTCGCGCTCCGATTCCTTCAGGTTTTTCAGGAGGGTGTTCCCAACATAGTCGATCCTCCTGCCCAAATCCCTTTTCCATTCGGATTGTGAAACCCTGATTCCATGAATCTTCTTTGCGACAGATTCAATGGCC encodes:
- a CDS encoding ABC transporter permease encodes the protein MNGNSGSRLDFIGIWSAASVLFLAVPIAILVWYGLVVFRSSVGFGSTVFYSIELTIISSAVSSLVVFLAFTPAAYDLARKRNPGLETLSDLPASIPHPIVGISLLLLDSNITPAGRFLQSVGINFFDTFQGLVIALMFVSAPIYIRAAQSLFSSAGYQQELFASSLGASRTRTLFTVLVPSHARELLSITLTSMSRAMSEFGSIAIIAYYINQVPFRGIEPAPVLIYEYYGYYGPQVAITAASLMILFSISILVIVRILKIHDRKAQFR
- a CDS encoding ATP-binding cassette domain-containing protein — its product is MLKAVCRKRLDSFLLNAEMTDSGMIFLTGPNGSGKTTFLMCLAGHYTLDEGLIEHNGVEMTGRPPPYRKFVYIDHNSVFMHMSVDKHLRWAMGADSNDALLETVKARLHVNFAGKVRDLSLGQRTRVSIATAVLSGPNALLLDEVVSSINERLGFLAELKELSVSRGFDVIYVTQERNDGAVADHQYVMEKGRLSRIE
- a CDS encoding aldehyde dehydrogenase family protein, with protein sequence MCEDPVSLWLTLPKEIGDEAVSIRTVNPYSGEKLNEYEEEAIESVAKKIHGIRVSQSEWKRDLGRRIDYVGNTLLKNLKESEREMAESMTLEMGKPISQSLAEVRKCFSLLDFYLEKASSFLEPEQVKTDAARSYIRFDPIGVVMLVMPWNYPLWQVMRAAVPALIAGNGVVLKHASIVSGTSLLIQRIFDTPLFKSVILKGPDALEAIRYVDGVSFTGSTAAGSKIAEKAGSLIRKSVLELGGSDPFIVLDGADIRKTAKHAAIGRLQNAGQSCIASKRFIVSENVYDEFQEELRRQFSSVAIGDPMKESTFLGPLSSAQQAETVRKQIQELGKLGPVHPHGGGDGNVIHPVIASPSEPYDEEIFGPVAVLRKFRNSDEAVRLANETPFGLGCSIWGDADEAEKLAPFIDAGMVFVNKIVASDPRVPFGGVKKSGYGRELSRYGLLEFTNLKTTWIEKSPQ